In Coffea arabica cultivar ET-39 chromosome 9e, Coffea Arabica ET-39 HiFi, whole genome shotgun sequence, the genomic window AATCAGAAGAATCCCCCGAGATCCCATCCGCGGAAGAATCTGATGGGAGACATTCCCTTAGAAACACCTCGAAACGAACCTCATCTAAGGCTACTTCTAAAATAGCCTCCATCTCCAAGGCTCTTTCATGAGGTTTGTTAGGAAAACAAGTTGAGGAAGAATCTCGGCTCCCGGGGAGATTAGAAGTGGATTACATGAGAGTTTCGCTTTTCACGGACGACATCAACGAGGAGAGGCTTCCTTCAAACTTCAAACGACCCGCTATACCATCTTATGATGATCGAGGTGACCCTGAGGATCACATTCATGCGTTCATCTTGGCCTTCCGATTATACTACATTTTCGACCCAACTATCTGTCGGGTTTTTCCAGTATTCCTGCAAGAGACTGCTCGAAAATGGTTCTGGGGTCTGAAACCTAGGAGCATCTCCACTCTGGGAGAGTTGGTGGACAAATTCTTGCACCGATTTATATCTTCTAGGCTGACGACGAAGATCTCGGCTTACTTGCTAAATATACAGTAGAATCCGGGGAAGTCCCTCCATGCTTATGTGTAAAGGTTTCAAGATAAAAGCATGCAGATACCTGATCCCTAGGAGCAGGTAACTATAGTTGCCTTCACCAACGGGTTCACCGTTGGAGTGTTCAACACCGGGGTACATAAGAAATACCCTCGCATACTTTGGAAGTTCCGGTAAAATGTCGAAAAAGACATACAGTCCGAGGACCTAAATTGCATGAAAAGAGAAGCTCAGGTAACTCGTTCGAGAACTGATTTCCGAAGGAAAAGAGAATCAAGCCGAGGTGAGGCTGGCACCGCTGGCAGATTCAAAAGTTCCAACCGAGATCGGCGAAGTGTATTCGATAGAACTGCTAAGAGAAAGTCATCTGTCCTTGATTCCAAACTCACTCCGTTAAATACCAACCGATCTCATATCCTATTTGTCATGAAGTAAAACCACCTCGGGCGTCCTCTCCTAAGGATAGTTgggaagagagaaaagaggaaTTCTGACCTCTATTGTACTTCTAATCGAGATATCGGCATGAAACTGAAGATTGTAACTATTTAAACAAAGATATTGAGGATTTAATCAAGCGAGAGTACCTGAAACAGTTTGTTCGTAGAGATGGAGAATGCCAGTGGAGTGACACCTGCCAAGACCGCCAAGGAGAGTCCCGCCAAGAAAATAATCGAGGCGAGTCTCGCCAAGAAGACAGGCGGGGGTCCAGGAGCAGTTGCCAATCTTTTAAAGATCCTTAGGAGATGAGAAGATCTCCCCGAGATGGATCCCCAGGTTATGTGTCAAACATAACCTGGGTCATCAACACCATAACCGAAAGTCCGACGGAAAAAGATAGTCAAAACTCCCGGAGGAGGACTTACCGACAAGCTAATCCAAACCATGTCGAGGCGAGCTTCCGTTTTACTAAGACAATTACATATGGTCCAGGTGACCCCGTCCCAACTGTTTCAAGTAGTCACGAGATCTTGGTAATTGAATTACTGACCAATAACTATATAATGAAGAAGGTGTACGTTGACCCTGAAAGTTCGGTAGACGTCATGTATTACCGGACTTTTGAATGTCTGAAGTTAACCAGGGATCAACTCGTACCCGTTAAGACTCCTCTAGTGGGGTTCGGGGGACACGTTGTCCACTCGGAAGGGATGATTATGCTGACAGTGACAGTCGGACAACACCTTTGGTGCCGAATCGTCCCTGTCAATTTTGTTGTGGTCAAAGCTGATTCCACGTATAATCTGCTTATGGGGCAACCCATCTTGAATGCGTTACGGGCTGTGTACTCAACGTACCACATAAGTTTCAAATTCCTCACGCCAGCTGGCATAGCTGAGTAAGCAGCGATGTCTGCGCTACAAGAGAATGTTACCTCGCTACCCTGCAGGCTGACTCTTCTTCAACGACCGAGTCAAAGACTGAGGGCAGGAAGTCCAATATTCTTTCGATAGACTGCATAGACCCTCAACACTCGGGAAGCCTCAAAGGCTGGAGACCGGGGACGAGGTGGAAGAAATTTCCTTGGATCCTTCTACCCCTGAGCGAACCATCAGCATCGGCACTAGTTTGCCTGTGCCTCTCAACGGCGAGATGGTAAATCTCCTCAAGAACTACCAGAATGTTTTCGTCTGGATTGCCGAGCAGGATGTGGGAGCACCTCACCATCTCATGCTGCATGAAATGAATGTTGACCCTCGTGCAAAACCTGTTAAGCAGAAGAGGAGATACTTCGGCCCCAAGCGCAACAAAGCTGTGGCCGAAGATATAGATAAACTCTTACCAGCTCGGATGATTAAAGAGGTGCAATATCCCACCTGACTATCCAACCCGGTTATGACCAAGAAAGACACAGGGGGGTGGAGGATGTGCGTAGACTTCACTAATTTGAACAAAGCCTGCCCAAAAGATTGTTACCTACTGCCGAGGATCAATGCTTTGGTAGACTCGGCCTCGGGATATGAGGTCCTCTGTTTTCTCGATATTTTTAAAGGCTATCACTAGATAGGAATAAGCGAGGAGGACCAGGAGAAAACGGCCATCTTCACAAATCAGGGAGTCTACTGTTACACTACCATGCCCTTCGGATTGAAGAACGCCGGGACGACGTACCAGCAACTGATTAACCGGGTGTTCAAGTCCAGATAGGCAGGAATATTGAAACCTACGTGGACGACTTTCTTCTGAAAAGTAAAACCACCTCAAATTTTTTATCCGACGTGAGGGAGGTTCTCGGGGTCCTCCGTGAAACCAGGATGATGTTCAACCCCAAGAAGTGTTTATTTGGTgtcttttcaaaaaaattcttgGGATACTATGTGGCACGTAGAGATATAGAGGTCAATCCTGATAAGGTGAAGGCCATCCAGAAAATGTCTTCACCTCAAACTCCCCGAGATGTGCAAAGACTCACGGGCTGGTTGGCAGTTCTGAACCGGTTCTTGTCCCAATCTGCCACCAAAGCATTGCTTTTCTTCAAAGTattgaaaaaaattgataaattcTCTTGGATCGAAGAGTGCTACTGGGCTTTTGAACAAATGAAGGATTATTTGCACCACCTACCCACCCTTACTTCGTCGCGAGCAGGAGAGACGTTATACCTTTACCTCTCCGCTGGTGAGGAGGCTGTGAGGGCAGTGTTAATACAAGACGATGGTGCCCAGGTACCAATCTATTATGTTAGCTGAGTCCTCCGCAGGCGAGAGACTCGATACACCCGAGCAGAAAAGCTCGTGTTGGGGTTAGTCCATGCAGCCAGGAGGTTGAAACCTTATTTCCTAAGTCACCCCATATTGTTGAAAACAGATCAGCTCATAACACAGATACTGTCGCATCCCGAGACTTCTGGACGCCTCACCAAGTGGCCTATTGAGTTAGGGGAATATGATCTGACCTATGAAGTTCGGACTGCCATCAAGGCCTAGGCACTGGCAGATTTCTTGGTTGAGCTCACCTTTCCGACCAGCCAAGAAGCCACCCCGGAGGACGCCGAGCCGCAAAAGTGGACCTTATATGTAGATGGATCGTCCAATAGTGATGGTAGTGGAGCTGGACTGCTCCTCAAAGACTCTCACGGAGAGGCATGTTCATATGCTCTCCGATTTGATTTTACCGCTTCCAACAATGAAGTTGAGTACGAGGCAGTCATCGCGGGCTTACAGTTAGCTCGGCGGTTGGGTGCTCAGCGTATTTCAGTCTATAGCAATTCTCAACTCGTTGTGTGTCAGGTGCTGGAAGAATATGAAGCCAGAGAGAAAATCATGCAATGGTACCTCTCCAAGGTCCATCAGTTAGTAGCCTATTTCAAATCTTTTGAAATTCAAAGGATACCGAGGTCCCAGAATAGGCGAGGTGATGCCTTGTCCAGGCT contains:
- the LOC140014861 gene encoding uncharacterized protein codes for the protein MRRSPRDGSPGYVSNITWVINTITESPTEKDSQNSRRRTYRQANPNHVEASFRFTKTITYGPGDPVPTVSSSHEILVIELLTNNYIMKKVYVDPESSVDVMYYRTFECLKLTRDQLVPVKTPLVGFGGHVVHSEGMIMLTVTVGQHLWCRIVPVNFVVVKADSTYNLLMGQPILNALRAVYSTYHISFKFLTPAGIAELHRPSTLGKPQRLETGDEVEEISLDPSTPERTISIGTSLPVPLNGEMVNLLKNYQNVFVWIAEQDVGAPHHLMLHEMNVDPRAKPVKQKRRYFGPKRNKAVAEDIDKLLPARMIKEIGISEEDQEKTAIFTNQGVYCYTTMPFGLKNAGTTYQQLINRVFKSR
- the LOC140014862 gene encoding uncharacterized protein, whose product is MMFNPKKCLFGVFSKKFLGYYVARRDIEVNPDKVKAIQKMSSPQTPRDVQRLTGWLAVLNRFLSQSATKALLFFKVLKKIDKFSWIEECYWAFEQMKDYLHHLPTLTSSRAGETLYLYLSAGEEAVRAVLIQDDGAQALADFLVELTFPTSQEATPEDAEPQKWTLYVDGSSNSDGSGAGLLLKDSHGEACSYALRFDFTASNNEVEYEAVIAGLQLARRLGAQRISVYSNSQLVVCQVLEEYEAREKIMQWYLSKVHQLVAYFKSFEIQRIPRSQNRRDDKVEARKVQRKSARYVLCDGNLYKRSYLGPWLRCITTEEGEDVLKDIHEGFCGAYIGYRMLVKKTRLHQFRSSWVDEFPSVLWSYQTTLRSATQETPFSLTYRSEAMVPAEFLTPSSRIKAFTAESNEEQRRIDLDLVEEKRDAAAARVALYKNILASYYNVRVRYLRFSPGDLVLRKNLVSRSEPQGI